A stretch of the Vidua chalybeata isolate OUT-0048 chromosome Z, bVidCha1 merged haplotype, whole genome shotgun sequence genome encodes the following:
- the LOC128782447 gene encoding programmed cell death 1 ligand 1-like isoform X1: MNTPANFLRLEEICSIYIMRRPLFLYVFLFYWHFLNALFTVEAPQSLCIVERGNNVTMECTFPVNGKLEFRDLSVSWEKKDESKQVYELHKGEEDFKNQHSDFRGRIKVLKENLNLGQSLLQITDVKLRDAGVYRCVIVYGGADYKTIHLKVKAPYTIINQGVESTGRNEWKLTCQSEGYPEAEVIWQNRNYEDLTDKANTRSETASDQLYHVTSTLTIKSGIDEIFYCIFWNKELQENTTAILHIADPTDGILQTESRRFVGATLIATAFVGSVLLFLLCIRKARANKGNRTPVASPSIAKLAKDKDTHDCKHAPFEDRELEYMQIEKT; encoded by the exons ATGAATACACCCGCAAACTTTCTCAGACTTGAGGAAATCT gttcCATCTACATAATGAGAAGGCCTTTGtttctgtatgtatttttattctacTGGCATTTCCTAAATG ctttattcACTGTTGAAGCTCCTCAGTCACTCTGCATTGTGGAACGTGGGAACAATGTGACCATGGAATGCACATTTCCAGTGAATGGGAAATTAGAGTTTAGAGATTTAAGTGtcagctgggaaaagaaagatgagTCGAAGCAGGTTTATGAACTTCACAAAGGAGAGGAAGACTTCAAAAATCAGCACAGTGACTTTAGGGGAAGAATAAAAGTGTTGAAAGAGAATCTGAACTTGGGACAGTCTCTCCTTCAGATCACTGATGTGAAGCTGAGAGATGCAGGGGTTTACCGCTGTGTTATTGTCTATGGGGGAGCTGACTACAAGACAATCCATCTGAAAGTTAAGG CTCCTTACACAATTATAAACCAAGGAGTGGAGAGCACAGGACGCAACGAATGGAAGTTGACGTGTCAGTCAGAAGGATACCCAGAAGCTGAAGTGATATGGCAAAATAGAAACTACGAAGATTTGACTGATAAGGCAAACACAAGATCTGAAACTGCAAGTGACCAGTTGTACCATGTGACAAGTACCCTTACAATCAAAAGTGGAATTGATGAGATTTTTTACTGTATATTCTGGAATAAAGAGCTGCAAGAAAATACAACTGCCATTTTACACATAGCAG ATCCAACTGATGGCATTCTCCAGACTGAGAGCAGACGCTTTGTTGGAGCAACTCTCATTGCTACTGCTTTTGTTGGATCAGTGCTTCTCTTTCTGCTCTGCATAAGAAAAG ctagAGCAAATAAGGGCAACAGAACACCTGTGGCGAGTCCATCAATAGCAA AGCTGGCGAAAGATAAGGATACACACGACTGCAAACATGCTCCTTTTGAAGACAGAGAGCTGGAAT ATATGCAAATTGAGAAGACCTAG
- the LOC128782447 gene encoding programmed cell death 1 ligand 1-like isoform X2: protein MRRPLFLYVFLFYWHFLNALFTVEAPQSLCIVERGNNVTMECTFPVNGKLEFRDLSVSWEKKDESKQVYELHKGEEDFKNQHSDFRGRIKVLKENLNLGQSLLQITDVKLRDAGVYRCVIVYGGADYKTIHLKVKAPYTIINQGVESTGRNEWKLTCQSEGYPEAEVIWQNRNYEDLTDKANTRSETASDQLYHVTSTLTIKSGIDEIFYCIFWNKELQENTTAILHIADPTDGILQTESRRFVGATLIATAFVGSVLLFLLCIRKARANKGNRTPVASPSIAKLAKDKDTHDCKHAPFEDRELEYMQIEKT from the exons ATGAGAAGGCCTTTGtttctgtatgtatttttattctacTGGCATTTCCTAAATG ctttattcACTGTTGAAGCTCCTCAGTCACTCTGCATTGTGGAACGTGGGAACAATGTGACCATGGAATGCACATTTCCAGTGAATGGGAAATTAGAGTTTAGAGATTTAAGTGtcagctgggaaaagaaagatgagTCGAAGCAGGTTTATGAACTTCACAAAGGAGAGGAAGACTTCAAAAATCAGCACAGTGACTTTAGGGGAAGAATAAAAGTGTTGAAAGAGAATCTGAACTTGGGACAGTCTCTCCTTCAGATCACTGATGTGAAGCTGAGAGATGCAGGGGTTTACCGCTGTGTTATTGTCTATGGGGGAGCTGACTACAAGACAATCCATCTGAAAGTTAAGG CTCCTTACACAATTATAAACCAAGGAGTGGAGAGCACAGGACGCAACGAATGGAAGTTGACGTGTCAGTCAGAAGGATACCCAGAAGCTGAAGTGATATGGCAAAATAGAAACTACGAAGATTTGACTGATAAGGCAAACACAAGATCTGAAACTGCAAGTGACCAGTTGTACCATGTGACAAGTACCCTTACAATCAAAAGTGGAATTGATGAGATTTTTTACTGTATATTCTGGAATAAAGAGCTGCAAGAAAATACAACTGCCATTTTACACATAGCAG ATCCAACTGATGGCATTCTCCAGACTGAGAGCAGACGCTTTGTTGGAGCAACTCTCATTGCTACTGCTTTTGTTGGATCAGTGCTTCTCTTTCTGCTCTGCATAAGAAAAG ctagAGCAAATAAGGGCAACAGAACACCTGTGGCGAGTCCATCAATAGCAA AGCTGGCGAAAGATAAGGATACACACGACTGCAAACATGCTCCTTTTGAAGACAGAGAGCTGGAAT ATATGCAAATTGAGAAGACCTAG
- the LOC128781937 gene encoding programmed cell death 1 ligand 2-like — MFQILTILLLETQFFTVSALFTVEVPQQLYTAEYGSNVTMECRFPVNGSVDLGLLTVFWEQKRQGSLKSKEVYTFRNGKAHRPSQHPDYIGRASLLHSELMLGRAILQITDIKITDAGSYLCLIDYQGVDYKYIALEVRASYKRINTQVMRIPGEDKLVFMCQSEGFPLAEVFWQNENFNLSGSTNTTYTLTADGLYNVTSILTFKPNTSENYTCVFWNKELNEETSAHFSTSALMSTQYSGQKFLISLIIPTCVTVAVLLSALIIFQKRKSFKNEQPQKDRKRKLNPNAKDENSDDFNSQTEALYLSTVTASRDSGSVDL, encoded by the exons ATGTTCCAAATCCTCACAATACTGTTACTGGAAACACAATTCTTCACGGTTTCAG CTTTATTTACAGTTGAAGTTCCTCAACAGCTCTACACTGCAGAGTATGGGAGCAATGTGACCATGGAATGTAGATTCCCTGTGAATGGCTCAGTGGATCTAGGACTCCTAACTGTTTTTTGGGAGCAGAAAAGGCAGGGCTCATTGAAATCAAAAGAGGTGTACACATTCCGCAATGGGAAGGCACACCGTCCATCTCAACATCCTGATTACATAGGAAGAGCATCACTTCTGCACAGTGAACTGATGTTGGGACGAGCCATCCTCCAGATCACTGATATTAAAATCACAGATGCAGGATCATACCTTTGTCTCATTGACTACCAGGGTGTGGACTATAAGTACATTGCTTTGGAAGTAAGAG CATCTTACAAGAGAATAAACACTCAAGTAATGAGAATACCAGGGGAAGACAAGCTTGTTTTTATGTGCCAGTCAGAAGGCTTTCCTCTGGCAGAGGTCTTCTGGCAAAATGAGAACTTCAATCTCAGCGGATCTACAAATACCACCTATACACTGACCGCAGATGGCCTCTACAATGTCACCAGCATCCTGACATTCAAACCAAATACGAGTGAGAACTACACGTGTGTCTTCTGGAATAAAGAACTGAATGAAGAAACTTCAGCTCACTTTTCCACTTCAG CTTTAATGAGTACACAGTATAGTGGACAAAAATTCCTGATCTCTTTAATCATCCCCACATGTGTGACTGTAGCTGTCCTTCTCTCTGCACTAATaatatttcagaagagaaaatcatTCAAGAATGAGCAACCCCAAAAAG acaggaaaagaaaactgaaccCTAATGCAAAGGATGAGAACA gtGATGATTTTAACTCTCAGACTGAGGCTTTATACTTGTCAACTGTCACAGCTTCAAGAGACAGTGGAAGTGTGGATCTGTGA